A section of the Cydia amplana chromosome 15, ilCydAmpl1.1, whole genome shotgun sequence genome encodes:
- the LOC134654876 gene encoding uncharacterized protein LOC134654876: MAAGGRTPKQRRFEVSSGMAPLRNVANTPRRRRGSCKCLFGAPDRDETRRLMAEQYSRERKRFIRRFNFDIETECVYKAAKMDSPVKFLEEDSTKSPRSATEALASVGNTELRMLSSPRRGSGPNSPRTPRTPRTPRAARTPRTPRTPASRRQLQMTDYWTLRKRTESASSDKEN, from the exons ATGGCCGCGGGAGGACGGACGCCGAAACAGAGGAGATTCGAAGTGTCTTCAGGAATGGCGCCTTTGAGGAACGTCGCGAATACACCAAGGAGACGTCGCGGGAGTTGCAAATGTCTGTTTGGAGCCCCGGACAGGGATGAAACAAGACGATTAATGGCTGAGCAGTACTCGAGAGAAAGGAAGCGGTTTATAAGAAGATTCAACTTTGATATTGAGACGGAGTGTGTTTATAAGGCGGCTAAAATGGATTCGCCAGTGAAGTTTTTGGAGGAGGATAGTACGAAGTCTCCAAGGTCAGCGACGGAGGCGCTAGCGAGCGTAGGGAATACGGAACTGAGGATGTTGTCGAGCCCACGGCGGGGCAGCGGCCCCAATTCGCCACGAACGCCACGCACGCCACGAACGCCACGAGCGGCGCGTACGCCGCGAACGCCACGCACGCCGGCGTCGAGAAGACAGCTGCAGATGACAG ATTATTGGACTTTAAGAAAACGCACGGAGTCCGCGTCGAGCGATAAAGAAAATTAG